AGCACAATCTCTTCATACCGACCATGAAGCTGGAGCACCGTCAGCGAGATGGAGCGCGTATCCAGAAGCGGCATTCAATTGAGATTCCTGCACGGCGACTGCTGGCAACAGACCGGTTGATCAGGCAGCAGCAACGCAGACTACGGCAACTCGGTAACGACGTGGATTACGTCGATCTCAGCGCGCGGCTCGCACGTGAGCAGACGCCCCTTGACCAGGTCTGCGGCAGCAAGTACGCTCCCATCAAGAGGGCGAAACCATGACGGATTTCCGACTCATTTCGGGCAGATCCAATTATGAGGCATCACGGCTAAGCTCCAGACTATCAGCCTGTCTAGTGTGGACCGTCTGCTCCGGCCAGTCCGCAAGAAGCTCGTGGCAAGACGCCGCTGCAAACCGTGGTGTACCGAGCCAGGAGGTTGCATGACTACAGTCAGTGCAGAACCTATTTGGGGCACATCCAATTATGGCGAAAGTTGTTGCTGCAACTTGTACTCAGCCGTAGCCGAACTCCCCCAACGCGTCACGCAAGAAGCGTTACACTCTACGTCCAAGACTCGGACTCAGCGTGTTGTGCGACGCACAAGCACAGACCGGCTAACAAAACCTGTGGCTATAGACTTTCTTAGTCCGCTACGACCGCCTTGCCGGTAGCGGTCCTGCCAGCCGTGGCCAGACGGTAAAAGTAAGTACCGGCCCGAACCTGGTGGCCTTGGTCCGAACGACAGTCCCAAACCAGCATGCGCGTGCCAGGCTTGTCTGCCCGGTCCGTAATCCTCCTGACCAAGTTCCCGGCTACGTCGTAGATATCGAGGCTCGCGTCCCCGGCGGTCAAGGCGCAGTAGCTGACATGGCCGATGATTCGCATCGGCGTTGGCCATACCCGGTGCCAAGTCGCCGGTTCGGTCGGACCGATGACCTCTTCCACTCCTGTGCCTGAGCGCGTGATGACCGCCCGGATGTTGACGTTGCGGTCAGTCCAGAAAGGTGGATCGGTCAACTGATACCAAGTCGGTCCGATGCTCGGCAGGGTGATGTACCCGCCACGCCAGGGAACCATCGGCCCAAGGTCAAGGGTCAAGGGATACTGACCGGACGGGTGGCGTCGGATGATCACGCACGCCCAGAAATCCTTGTACGCTTCGATTGCCGGCGGATGCGGCATGTTCGCCCGCTTCCAGATTCCACCACCCAGACCCGAAGCACGGGTGGTATCAAGCATCCGTCCCGGCGTTGCGACCGTACTTTCACCCGCAACGTACACGAATACATCGTCTGCGTTGCCGGTAAGGTAGTAAAGAATCGCATTCACCACGACACCCGTGGTCTCGGTGTAACGCTGTGCGCAACCGTAGCTGTAGGTACCGTTGATGTTGAATCCCCGGTCCGGGTCTTGGTCCCAATGCAGAGTCTCATCGCCATCGGTCCAGGCCGACGGTTCGAGCAGGCAGACACTGTTGTCAACGGGCCAGCCTGGTTCGAGCGCGACCGAAAACGGCAGTTCGACCGGCTGCAAACCCTGGGCAAGTGTCGGGACGAAGCTAATGCTCAGTATCGTAAGAACGCAACTCGCGTATGACATACTTACCTCCAGTGATTTCGGTCTGTTCGAACGGCAACTACAACCGGGCAGCGACTTTGGTCATAACAAATAGGTTCTGCACTGACTGTAGTCATGCAACCTCCTGAGTCGGTGCACCACTAGCATACTTGCCCCTGTACCCAGCGTCAAGTCGGCGCTCGCCACGCCGCAGGTCATCAAGCAGGCGCAAAATGTCAGTTCCAGCCAGCAGCCGCTCCAGCTTCTTTCTGTAACGCTTGGCCAACCCGGGTATAGCCAACAAGCCGGTGCAGCGGGGTGTCAATATCGTAGCGCTTGCTGACCCGCAGCCCCACCCTTTCCTTTGCCACCAGCTTCAGCGAAGGCATGAGCAGGTTGTGCTTGAGCGCTATCAGCCGGTCCAGCCCCTTAGTGCCAGGTTCTCCTCT
The candidate division WOR-3 bacterium genome window above contains:
- a CDS encoding FlgD immunoglobulin-like domain containing protein — protein: MSYASCVLTILSISFVPTLAQGLQPVELPFSVALEPGWPVDNSVCLLEPSAWTDGDETLHWDQDPDRGFNINGTYSYGCAQRYTETTGVVVNAILYYLTGNADDVFVYVAGESTVATPGRMLDTTRASGLGGGIWKRANMPHPPAIEAYKDFWACVIIRRHPSGQYPLTLDLGPMVPWRGGYITLPSIGPTWYQLTDPPFWTDRNVNIRAVITRSGTGVEEVIGPTEPATWHRVWPTPMRIIGHVSYCALTAGDASLDIYDVAGNLVRRITDRADKPGTRMLVWDCRSDQGHQVRAGTYFYRLATAGRTATGKAVVAD